One genomic region from Reichenbachiella ulvae encodes:
- a CDS encoding ATP-binding cassette domain-containing protein, translated as MIETKHWNIKVPNGAGKENLITDLTQGKVLLQGIPKDQIKLYSVITLAKFIREEEIHDKFEVLNERGQALKSMSSGERKRALLDYFLAQETQVLILDNPLDSLDVEGREMLIQRIEEVAQSCQVINIVSRERDFLPFVSEHLVYQEGVLKPFESSHSAAGRSLLQGSIPEAIETIEVKGEELIRMNQVSVSYLERAILKDISWTIRKGEFWQLKGPNGAGKTTLLSMITGDNHKAYGQDITLFGFKKGSGESVWDIKKNIGYYTSNMTYDFWRNQSVEYMIISGYFDSVGLYQKPSELMRKRTEAWLDLIGLSGQKDKPFIDLPIGHRRLVLIARAMVKHPPLLILDEPASDLDDHNAQLMSDLVNKIARESETAILYVSHQDEEGLRPEKVYELKPGQMGSTGHVVK; from the coding sequence ATGATCGAGACCAAACACTGGAACATAAAAGTGCCTAATGGGGCTGGAAAGGAAAATTTGATCACCGATTTGACTCAGGGGAAAGTTCTTCTTCAAGGAATTCCAAAAGATCAAATCAAGCTTTACTCGGTGATCACTTTGGCCAAATTTATTCGTGAAGAGGAAATTCATGACAAGTTTGAAGTGCTCAACGAAAGGGGACAGGCACTCAAGTCCATGTCTAGTGGGGAGCGCAAACGAGCCTTGCTAGACTATTTCCTGGCTCAAGAAACTCAGGTGCTGATCCTGGACAATCCACTGGATAGTCTGGATGTAGAGGGGAGAGAAATGTTGATTCAACGAATCGAGGAGGTAGCCCAGTCTTGTCAGGTCATCAATATCGTGAGTAGGGAAAGGGATTTTTTACCCTTTGTTTCAGAACATTTGGTTTATCAAGAGGGCGTGTTGAAGCCATTTGAATCCAGCCATTCTGCAGCAGGACGAAGCTTGCTACAGGGGAGTATTCCTGAGGCGATCGAAACGATAGAAGTGAAGGGGGAGGAATTGATTCGAATGAATCAGGTTTCGGTTTCCTATTTAGAACGGGCCATATTGAAAGACATCAGCTGGACGATACGAAAAGGGGAGTTTTGGCAGCTCAAAGGCCCAAATGGAGCCGGTAAGACTACCTTGCTGAGTATGATCACAGGAGATAATCACAAAGCATATGGGCAGGACATTACACTGTTTGGTTTCAAAAAAGGGAGTGGAGAATCGGTCTGGGATATCAAAAAGAACATAGGCTACTATACCTCAAATATGACCTACGACTTCTGGCGCAACCAGAGCGTGGAGTATATGATCATCTCTGGATACTTCGATTCGGTAGGACTCTACCAAAAGCCCAGCGAACTGATGAGGAAAAGGACAGAAGCCTGGCTGGACTTGATCGGACTCTCAGGTCAGAAGGATAAGCCATTCATAGATTTGCCCATCGGCCATAGACGATTGGTACTGATTGCGCGTGCTATGGTGAAGCATCCGCCACTATTGATTCTGGACGAGCCTGCCTCAGATCTGGACGATCACAATGCTCAACTCATGTCCGATCTGGTCAACAAAATCGCCAGGGAGAGTGAGACGGCTATCCTCTATGTGTCCCATCAGGACGAAGAAGGATTGCGTCCTGAGAAGGTCTATGAACTGAAGCCCGGGCAGATGGGGTCAACTGGACATGTGGTCAAATAA
- a CDS encoding ABC transporter permease — protein sequence MLKNYYITAIRNLRKHKSYFLLNLSGLAIGIASFVFIALFILNELSYDKMHSNHENMYRVHVLGQIQGKEMDMANTASPMSQALLNDYPEVKKVTRVKESGAWFIGYDNKKFNEDGVLFADSTFFDVFDFPIVSGDPKTALIEPRSMVLTESFAKKYFGDEDPMGKQITVEQDTIHYKITAVIKDIPDNSHLKFDMLGSMSSYKHWNNDQWVSHNFYTYIILHQDADVTAFENKMQEMVTKYVGPQIEKFIGATLEEWESAGNSFGYYLMPLTDIHLFSDTEDEMEGNSDISYIYIYSIIALILLFIAVINFVNLATAQSSSRAKEVGIRKVAGSTRQSLIYQFIFESIIISIMATALAYVLVVFTTPYFNQLIGKTLAIDLTTSPLAWGAMFVLAIMIGILAGFYPAFVLAAFKPAQVLGGTYRKGAKSGWLRNLLVVIQFTASIIIIIGTVVVYKQTDFMMTKNLGFDKEQVLVVRRPDVLRDNLETFKNQLLTNPKIKSVANATSIPGKSRYNNNAFISEDQPDAPYTLYQNNVSFGYAEMMGLELKEGRYFSREYPSDSNAVLINESAVKLLEFDKPIGKRFINRHRDGSTDYLTVIGVLKDYHFESLHRPIQPSVQTIMHGNWEGYACIRLADTQDLRETIDFIEATWYDHSYNKPFQYFFFNEDYENLYKSESTTGKVFLVFACLSIFIACLGLIGLITYTLSIRKKEIGIRKVLGASTQSLVRLLSNEIIKLIGIATVIAWPLAYFATDYWLQNFASRLSVSYWTYILATLIVFVIGSLAISIQTIRASRSNPADSLRQE from the coding sequence ATGCTTAAGAACTATTACATCACAGCGATTCGAAATCTTCGAAAGCACAAAAGCTACTTCCTACTCAACCTCAGTGGCTTGGCGATAGGGATCGCCAGTTTTGTATTCATAGCGCTTTTCATCCTCAACGAATTGAGCTATGACAAAATGCACAGCAACCACGAGAATATGTACCGGGTACATGTCCTCGGACAAATTCAGGGCAAGGAAATGGACATGGCCAACACGGCTTCTCCCATGTCTCAGGCCTTGCTTAACGACTATCCAGAAGTCAAGAAGGTCACCCGAGTGAAAGAAAGTGGTGCCTGGTTCATTGGCTATGACAACAAGAAATTCAACGAAGACGGGGTGCTTTTTGCTGATTCCACCTTCTTCGATGTATTCGACTTCCCCATAGTATCAGGAGATCCAAAAACTGCCTTGATCGAACCAAGATCAATGGTTCTGACAGAGTCCTTTGCCAAAAAGTATTTTGGAGACGAAGACCCTATGGGCAAACAAATCACCGTAGAGCAAGACACCATACACTACAAAATCACCGCTGTGATCAAAGACATACCGGACAACTCGCACCTGAAGTTCGACATGCTGGGATCGATGAGCAGCTACAAGCACTGGAACAACGACCAATGGGTCAGTCACAATTTCTATACCTACATCATTCTTCACCAAGATGCAGATGTGACAGCCTTCGAAAACAAAATGCAGGAAATGGTCACCAAATATGTGGGTCCTCAGATCGAGAAGTTCATTGGAGCCACCCTTGAAGAATGGGAATCTGCAGGTAACTCCTTCGGTTATTACCTAATGCCTTTGACGGACATCCACTTGTTTTCTGATACGGAAGATGAAATGGAAGGCAACAGCGACATTTCGTATATCTACATCTACAGCATCATTGCCCTCATATTGTTGTTCATAGCAGTGATCAATTTCGTCAATCTCGCTACTGCCCAGTCTTCCTCCAGAGCCAAGGAAGTGGGGATCAGAAAAGTAGCCGGTTCGACCCGCCAAAGCCTGATCTATCAGTTCATTTTCGAATCCATCATCATTTCGATCATGGCGACAGCATTGGCTTATGTACTGGTGGTCTTCACCACGCCCTACTTCAACCAACTAATCGGCAAAACACTGGCCATTGATCTGACTACTAGCCCGCTGGCCTGGGGAGCCATGTTTGTATTGGCCATTATGATAGGGATATTGGCAGGTTTTTATCCGGCCTTCGTGCTGGCTGCCTTCAAACCTGCACAGGTGCTAGGCGGGACCTATCGAAAGGGCGCCAAATCGGGATGGTTGAGAAACCTACTCGTGGTGATTCAATTCACCGCCTCGATCATCATCATCATAGGTACGGTAGTGGTGTATAAGCAAACCGACTTTATGATGACCAAAAACCTGGGCTTTGACAAGGAGCAAGTGCTGGTCGTAAGAAGACCAGATGTGCTACGAGACAATCTGGAGACCTTCAAAAACCAATTGCTGACCAATCCTAAAATCAAATCGGTAGCCAATGCCACTTCCATTCCGGGCAAGTCAAGGTATAACAACAATGCCTTCATCAGCGAAGACCAACCAGATGCGCCATATACTTTGTATCAAAACAATGTGAGCTTTGGCTATGCCGAAATGATGGGACTAGAGCTGAAGGAAGGAAGGTATTTCTCCAGAGAGTACCCATCGGACTCTAATGCGGTCCTCATCAACGAAAGTGCGGTCAAACTACTGGAATTTGACAAGCCGATAGGCAAGAGGTTCATCAACCGACACAGGGATGGCAGCACCGATTACCTGACGGTCATCGGAGTCCTAAAAGACTATCACTTCGAATCGCTGCATCGACCGATCCAGCCAAGCGTCCAGACCATCATGCATGGCAACTGGGAAGGCTATGCTTGTATTCGTCTGGCCGATACGCAAGACCTAAGAGAGACCATTGACTTCATAGAGGCTACCTGGTACGACCACAGCTACAACAAGCCGTTCCAGTACTTCTTCTTCAACGAAGACTATGAAAATCTCTACAAATCAGAATCCACCACCGGGAAAGTCTTTTTGGTATTTGCCTGTCTGTCGATCTTCATTGCCTGCCTCGGGCTGATCGGATTGATAACCTACACACTATCAATTCGCAAGAAAGAAATTGGCATCCGAAAAGTACTGGGAGCCAGTACGCAATCCCTGGTTCGTCTACTGTCCAATGAAATCATCAAGTTGATCGGTATAGCGACGGTCATAGCCTGGCCTCTCGCCTACTTTGCGACAGATTACTGGCTGCAAAATTTTGCCAGCAGACTCAGCGTCAGCTACTGGACTTACATCCTGGCTACCCTGATTGTATTTGTCATTGGCAGTCTGGCCATCAGCATACAGACGATCAGAGCCTCCAGATCCAACCCAGCGGACTCTCTGAGACAAGAGTAA
- a CDS encoding DUF4340 domain-containing protein, whose translation MKINNITLIGILVALVGVYFLVEYTGDKSRSDSMRSELVELNVEAVTGLEVEAPNSSVSVKKEGEDWSVSLPDGKTVPAVASSVENAINALNTIKPSRLASKKEEKWKDYQVDSAGTRVKVYQGDEVALDIILGRFAMEGQRSYSTFVRLAEDTEVYNVKDFMAFSVPSDASAYRDKSLAKVNKDSLAQVSVSYPADSSFVLTQADGRWLIEGQEADSAAVSKYLQSFRNVSSSKFYNEEVSGTPEAVLKLENNDGSIITIDAYWRDEKWIIHSSENETGWFEDEKLFERIFKGPSELRG comes from the coding sequence ATGAAGATTAATAATATCACACTTATAGGAATATTGGTGGCACTGGTTGGGGTCTACTTTTTGGTAGAGTATACTGGTGACAAGAGCCGAAGCGATTCTATGCGATCGGAGCTGGTCGAGCTAAACGTGGAGGCGGTGACTGGATTGGAGGTAGAAGCTCCTAACAGTTCAGTTTCGGTCAAGAAAGAGGGGGAGGATTGGAGTGTTTCGCTCCCAGATGGTAAAACTGTACCAGCTGTGGCCTCTTCCGTGGAAAATGCCATCAATGCATTGAATACCATCAAGCCAAGCCGACTGGCGAGTAAAAAAGAGGAAAAGTGGAAAGACTATCAGGTCGATTCGGCAGGTACTCGTGTCAAAGTGTATCAGGGAGATGAAGTAGCTCTAGATATCATTTTAGGACGTTTTGCCATGGAAGGGCAGCGTTCGTATAGCACTTTTGTTCGCCTGGCTGAGGATACTGAGGTGTACAATGTCAAGGATTTTATGGCCTTTTCAGTTCCCAGCGATGCGAGTGCTTATAGAGACAAATCACTGGCTAAGGTGAACAAAGATTCATTGGCGCAAGTGAGTGTAAGCTATCCAGCCGATAGTTCTTTTGTACTGACTCAGGCAGATGGTCGATGGTTGATCGAGGGGCAGGAGGCAGATTCTGCCGCAGTATCCAAATATCTACAGTCTTTCAGAAACGTCAGCAGCAGCAAATTTTATAACGAGGAAGTAAGTGGTACACCAGAGGCTGTCTTGAAATTGGAAAACAATGATGGATCGATCATCACCATCGATGCCTATTGGAGGGACGAAAAGTGGATTATACATTCATCTGAAAACGAGACTGGCTGGTTTGAAGATGAGAAATTATTCGAACGAATATTCAAAGGGCCGAGTGAGTTGAGAGGATAA
- a CDS encoding GldG family protein, which yields MQKKSNVIIRLVVFALILFVVNMIASKLYFRLDFTEDQRYTLSKASKDILNDLDDVVTVKAYFSEDLPAQLLSNRQDFEDLLVEYENRSGGNVVYEFISPNEDEELEQEAQQSGIQPVIINVTEKDQVQQLKAYMGAVLMMGDQKEVISVVQPGVNMEYGLTTSIKKLSVTDKPKVGLLQGHGEPSLQEIAQLQQQLSILYEVETIDLSTQTEVPTYLRSLAIINPSDTISDMDFAKIDAFMAQGGNVFVAYSNLKGDLQNGYLSKGPNIGLEDWLATKKVNMGDRFVVDANSGSVTVQQNNGVFNIRSQIKFPYFPMLSDFPEHPTTQGLEGMMLPFVSALNYTGTDSATTFQPLIMTSDMSGLAQTPTMVNIDKKWNENDFRDGPQTLAMAVEGPLAGNQNAKLIVVSNGQFAINGNPPQQISPDNVNFVSNAIDWLSDDTGLIDLRTKGVTSRPLEKLEDGERETLKYANVVVPILLVLIYAFVRKQRYARKKQKWMQGNYN from the coding sequence ATGCAAAAGAAGAGTAATGTTATCATTCGATTGGTTGTGTTTGCCTTGATTCTTTTTGTGGTGAACATGATCGCGTCCAAGCTGTATTTCAGATTGGATTTTACCGAGGATCAGCGATATACGCTGAGTAAAGCCTCTAAGGATATTCTCAATGATCTGGACGATGTGGTCACAGTGAAGGCTTATTTTTCTGAAGATCTACCGGCTCAGTTACTGAGCAACCGACAGGATTTTGAGGACCTGCTGGTAGAGTACGAAAACAGATCTGGAGGAAATGTAGTGTATGAGTTCATCAGTCCCAATGAGGATGAGGAGTTGGAGCAAGAAGCGCAACAAAGCGGGATTCAACCAGTGATCATCAATGTAACGGAGAAAGATCAAGTCCAGCAACTGAAAGCATATATGGGTGCAGTCCTGATGATGGGGGATCAAAAGGAAGTGATCTCCGTCGTTCAACCAGGCGTAAATATGGAATACGGATTGACTACTTCTATTAAGAAGCTATCTGTCACAGACAAACCTAAAGTGGGATTGCTACAAGGGCATGGAGAGCCTAGTCTTCAGGAGATTGCTCAGTTGCAACAGCAGCTTTCGATCCTTTACGAGGTGGAAACCATAGACCTGTCTACCCAGACAGAAGTGCCAACTTATTTGCGTTCTCTGGCTATCATTAATCCATCGGATACCATTTCTGATATGGACTTTGCGAAGATCGATGCCTTCATGGCGCAGGGAGGTAATGTTTTTGTCGCTTATAGTAATCTGAAGGGGGATCTACAAAATGGTTATTTGAGCAAAGGTCCCAATATTGGATTGGAGGACTGGTTGGCAACTAAAAAAGTGAATATGGGAGACCGGTTTGTAGTTGATGCCAATTCTGGGTCGGTTACCGTTCAGCAGAACAATGGAGTATTCAATATTCGATCGCAGATTAAGTTTCCTTACTTTCCTATGCTATCGGATTTTCCAGAACATCCGACAACCCAGGGACTGGAGGGTATGATGTTGCCATTTGTCAGTGCTTTGAACTATACAGGCACAGACTCTGCGACTACTTTTCAGCCTTTGATCATGACCTCTGATATGTCCGGATTGGCACAGACTCCCACTATGGTCAACATTGATAAGAAATGGAATGAAAATGATTTTCGTGATGGACCTCAAACTTTGGCTATGGCAGTCGAGGGGCCTCTCGCGGGGAATCAAAATGCCAAACTGATAGTGGTATCAAATGGTCAGTTTGCCATCAACGGCAATCCACCACAGCAGATCAGTCCTGATAATGTCAATTTTGTATCCAATGCTATCGATTGGTTGTCAGATGATACTGGTTTGATCGATTTGAGGACAAAAGGTGTCACCTCCAGACCGCTGGAAAAGCTGGAAGATGGGGAACGCGAGACCCTCAAATATGCGAATGTGGTTGTACCGATTTTGCTGGTGCTGATCTATGCTTTCGTTCGTAAACAACGATATGCAAGAAAGAAACAAAAGTGGATGCAAGGAAACTATAATTGA
- a CDS encoding ABC transporter permease subunit, with the protein MNKIWIITRRELSSFFDSLIAYVLIVIFLGLSGFFTWLFGNNVFVIGQASLQVFFQIGFWTLFFFIPALTMKMLAEETKSGTIELLSTKAVTDWQIVTGKFLACLLLVMIALVATLPYYVTVSRLGSVDHGAIIGGYLGLVFLSAGYISIGIFASSITNNQIVAFLIALLIGIFFQLLFDMLGFQFRGGLGSVFNYLSMRTHFDSLSRGVIDSRDLVYFASVILGGLTVSQAMLSKRNWYS; encoded by the coding sequence ATGAACAAAATTTGGATCATAACCCGACGAGAGCTGTCGTCCTTTTTTGATTCATTGATCGCCTATGTGCTGATCGTAATCTTTCTAGGACTCAGTGGATTCTTTACCTGGCTGTTTGGCAACAACGTGTTTGTAATCGGACAGGCCAGCTTGCAAGTGTTTTTTCAGATCGGATTCTGGACGCTTTTCTTCTTCATACCCGCACTTACCATGAAGATGCTGGCAGAAGAAACCAAATCCGGCACCATAGAACTATTAAGTACCAAGGCAGTCACGGATTGGCAGATCGTGACGGGTAAATTCCTGGCCTGTCTGCTTTTGGTGATGATTGCCCTGGTGGCGACTTTGCCTTATTATGTGACGGTGAGTCGACTGGGCTCAGTAGACCATGGAGCCATTATCGGTGGATATTTAGGGCTTGTGTTTCTGTCCGCTGGATATATCAGCATCGGCATCTTTGCCAGCTCGATCACCAACAATCAGATTGTGGCCTTCTTGATCGCACTTTTGATTGGTATTTTCTTTCAGTTGCTATTCGATATGTTAGGCTTTCAGTTCCGTGGGGGACTGGGCAGTGTATTCAACTACCTGAGCATGCGCACGCATTTTGATTCTCTGTCCAGGGGTGTGATAGACTCACGCGATCTCGTCTATTTCGCTTCGGTGATACTAGGTGGATTGACAGTCTCTCAGGCCATGTTGAGCAAACGAAACTGGTATTCTTAA
- a CDS encoding ATP-binding cassette domain-containing protein, giving the protein MSIVVENLTKQYGVQKAVNDISFEVKTGEVVGFLGPNGAGKSTTMKMITCYMAPSAGDVRLDGVSVLEQPEEVKKKIGYLPENNPLYTDMPIVEYLRFAAEIQGVEPSKIPTRIGEMIEMCGLDLEKHKKINELSKGYRQRVGIAQAMIHDPEVLILDEPTTGLDPNQIIEIRKLIKKLGKEKTVILSSHILSEVEATCDRILIINRGNIVADGSSENLRKQAQGQELLTVSIEAEAKEVEAALRDLASVEKVAAVDGKEGFYQVQSKPEKASRKAIFDLCVEKKWYLMEMTGTETRLEDVFRDLTN; this is encoded by the coding sequence ATGTCCATCGTAGTAGAAAATCTGACAAAACAGTACGGTGTGCAGAAGGCAGTAAATGACATCTCCTTTGAAGTTAAAACAGGGGAGGTCGTAGGTTTTCTTGGTCCGAATGGAGCAGGGAAAAGTACCACGATGAAAATGATTACTTGCTACATGGCACCATCTGCAGGGGACGTCCGATTGGATGGTGTCTCTGTACTGGAGCAACCGGAGGAGGTGAAAAAGAAAATCGGTTACCTCCCTGAAAACAACCCTCTCTATACAGACATGCCGATCGTAGAATACCTGCGGTTCGCAGCGGAAATTCAAGGTGTGGAGCCCAGCAAAATACCCACACGGATAGGAGAGATGATCGAGATGTGCGGACTCGATCTGGAGAAGCACAAAAAGATCAACGAACTGTCCAAAGGTTACCGCCAAAGAGTAGGGATCGCTCAGGCAATGATCCACGATCCAGAAGTGTTGATTCTGGATGAACCGACCACTGGTCTGGATCCTAACCAGATCATTGAGATCAGAAAGCTCATTAAAAAGCTTGGGAAGGAGAAAACGGTCATCCTGAGTTCTCACATTCTATCGGAAGTGGAGGCTACCTGTGACCGCATCCTGATCATCAACCGTGGAAATATCGTAGCAGATGGTTCGTCCGAAAACTTGAGAAAGCAAGCGCAAGGACAAGAACTACTGACTGTATCTATTGAGGCAGAGGCGAAGGAGGTAGAAGCTGCACTTCGTGATCTTGCTTCAGTCGAAAAAGTAGCTGCGGTGGATGGAAAAGAAGGATTTTATCAGGTGCAGAGCAAGCCGGAAAAGGCTTCTCGTAAGGCCATTTTTGATCTTTGTGTAGAGAAGAAGTGGTATCTGATGGAAATGACGGGCACTGAGACTCGTCTTGAAGATGTATTTAGAGACTTAACGAATTAA
- a CDS encoding nucleoside triphosphate pyrophosphohydrolase family protein — MDKIDSLNQVAEFHKTFKHPVLASPTIPDEKRCALRVELISEELKELEQAIKDKDMTEIADALCDIQYVLSGAVLEFGLGEKFVELFNEVQRSNMSKACKTLEEAEATVKHYKENKGTDSYIKEEDGLFLVYRKEDDKTLKSIDYSPADLKSILDK; from the coding sequence ATGGACAAAATTGATTCACTAAATCAGGTAGCAGAATTTCATAAGACTTTTAAACACCCCGTGCTGGCTTCTCCGACGATTCCGGATGAGAAAAGATGTGCGCTCAGAGTGGAGTTGATTTCAGAAGAGTTGAAGGAACTAGAGCAAGCGATCAAGGATAAAGATATGACAGAGATCGCCGATGCACTTTGCGATATTCAATACGTGCTTTCTGGAGCAGTCTTAGAGTTTGGTCTGGGAGAGAAATTCGTAGAGCTGTTCAATGAAGTGCAGCGCTCGAATATGAGCAAAGCTTGTAAGACACTGGAAGAAGCGGAAGCTACGGTGAAGCACTATAAAGAAAACAAAGGAACAGATAGCTATATCAAGGAAGAAGATGGATTGTTTTTGGTCTATAGAAAGGAAGATGATAAGACATTGAAATCGATCGATTATTCTCCAGCAGACTTGAAGAGTATTCTGGACAAGTAA
- a CDS encoding MetS family NSS transporter small subunit, which produces MSLQAIISMIVILGVVVGGFVFSLAIAIRKEKENR; this is translated from the coding sequence ATGAGTCTTCAAGCCATCATCAGCATGATCGTCATATTAGGAGTCGTCGTAGGAGGCTTTGTTTTTTCATTGGCGATTGCCATTCGCAAGGAAAAGGAAAATCGATAA
- a CDS encoding sodium-dependent transporter, protein MSNTENFSNRWGIILASLGMAIGAGNLWRFPRLAGQYGGAFIILWIVFLFIWSIPLLLTEFSLGKNFRKGVIGSFASMAGKKYTWMGFFITLCTLGIAFYYSVVTAWSLRYLSFSIGEWFEKDDLLTRMDENPSYMSDFWYGVSHESWITVATYIGCVLLGVWVLSKGVQKGLERSNRILIPSLFVLLLVIVFISLNMEGGIQGLEYMFSIDWSHFSDGKIWIEALSQSAWSTGAGWGLMMTISSYSREKEDITLNTFIGALGNNTASLVAGMAILPAVFALANSDAEAISYLQQGNQALTFTIIPELFAHVPGGTFMSVVFFLALSLAAFSSLLPMLELMTRNLQDLGLTRKRVMIWVAAFFVVFGFPSAFSLDVFNNQDWVWGLGLIVSGLFILIGLVIYGVKRFKKQFVDEGADLKVPTAYFQGSVYINLVLGCVLIYWWMSQGFSAHPWFNELGSWNFMDVYSNASIVTQWGTVILLGVLINGFLYRKFVKEK, encoded by the coding sequence ATGAGCAACACCGAAAATTTTAGTAACCGCTGGGGAATCATCCTGGCCTCCTTAGGAATGGCCATCGGAGCGGGTAACCTCTGGCGTTTTCCTCGGCTCGCAGGGCAGTACGGCGGGGCTTTTATCATCCTTTGGATTGTTTTCCTCTTTATATGGTCTATCCCATTACTGCTAACTGAGTTTTCTCTTGGCAAGAATTTTAGGAAGGGTGTGATTGGTTCTTTTGCCTCCATGGCAGGTAAGAAGTACACCTGGATGGGCTTCTTCATCACCTTGTGTACTTTGGGGATTGCATTTTACTATTCAGTAGTGACTGCCTGGTCGCTTAGGTATCTGAGTTTCTCGATCGGGGAGTGGTTCGAAAAGGATGATCTGCTCACAAGAATGGATGAGAACCCCAGCTATATGTCGGACTTCTGGTACGGGGTGTCACATGAGAGTTGGATCACAGTGGCTACCTACATTGGGTGTGTGCTGCTGGGTGTGTGGGTTTTGTCCAAAGGGGTGCAAAAAGGCCTGGAGCGGAGCAATCGTATTCTGATCCCAAGTTTGTTTGTTCTGTTGCTGGTGATTGTCTTTATCTCCTTGAATATGGAAGGAGGGATTCAGGGGCTAGAATACATGTTTAGCATAGATTGGTCTCATTTTTCGGATGGGAAAATTTGGATAGAAGCACTTTCTCAATCCGCCTGGTCTACTGGTGCAGGTTGGGGCTTGATGATGACGATATCTTCTTATTCGAGAGAAAAGGAAGATATTACCCTCAATACCTTTATAGGCGCCCTGGGAAACAACACAGCTTCACTGGTGGCGGGAATGGCGATCTTACCGGCCGTTTTTGCCCTGGCAAATTCCGATGCAGAGGCCATTAGTTACTTGCAGCAGGGCAATCAGGCGTTGACCTTCACGATCATTCCAGAGTTGTTTGCCCATGTACCGGGTGGGACTTTTATGTCAGTAGTCTTTTTTCTAGCACTGTCTTTAGCGGCCTTTAGTTCCTTGCTACCTATGCTTGAGCTGATGACGAGAAACTTGCAGGACTTAGGACTGACTCGTAAACGAGTAATGATATGGGTGGCTGCATTTTTTGTAGTTTTCGGCTTTCCATCGGCTTTTTCATTGGATGTCTTCAATAACCAGGACTGGGTTTGGGGGCTGGGATTAATTGTGAGTGGCTTGTTCATACTCATAGGCCTGGTGATCTATGGCGTGAAAAGGTTTAAAAAGCAATTTGTAGACGAGGGTGCTGATTTGAAAGTACCGACGGCCTATTTTCAAGGGAGTGTTTATATCAACCTTGTTTTAGGTTGTGTACTTATATACTGGTGGATGTCTCAGGGCTTCAGTGCTCATCCATGGTTCAATGAATTGGGATCCTGGAATTTTATGGATGTTTATAGCAATGCATCTATCGTGACCCAATGGGGAACTGTCATCTTGCTTGGGGTTTTAATCAATGGTTTTTTGTATCGAAAATTTGTAAAAGAGAAATGA
- a CDS encoding YceI family protein — MRKTIYILIALLCANYSYAQTKWKSDPAHSNIQFEVDHLSISTVTGTFSEFDCNIESKRNTFEGAKIEATVQVNSLSTKNVTRDKHLRENDFFNVKKYPTMTFKSESFVQQSTKEYIITGWLTIRDVTKKISFPAEYSGMAKLGEKTISAFKASFVINRFDFNLTWDDTLDTGSLVVGEDVTVNLNFEFVKI, encoded by the coding sequence ATGAGAAAGACTATTTACATCTTAATAGCCCTCCTGTGTGCAAATTATTCCTATGCTCAAACCAAGTGGAAGTCCGATCCGGCACATTCCAATATTCAATTTGAAGTAGATCACTTGTCGATCTCTACAGTTACGGGGACCTTTTCTGAGTTCGATTGTAACATTGAATCTAAGCGAAACACATTCGAAGGGGCAAAGATTGAAGCCACTGTGCAAGTCAATAGCCTATCGACTAAGAATGTGACACGTGATAAACATTTGAGGGAGAATGATTTCTTCAATGTGAAGAAGTATCCAACCATGACTTTCAAAAGTGAATCTTTTGTGCAGCAGAGTACCAAAGAATACATCATTACTGGCTGGCTCACCATCAGAGATGTGACCAAGAAAATCTCATTTCCTGCAGAGTATAGTGGCATGGCTAAACTCGGAGAAAAAACGATATCAGCTTTTAAGGCCAGCTTTGTGATCAATCGATTTGATTTTAACCTGACCTGGGACGATACCCTGGATACGGGTAGCCTCGTAGTGGGAGAGGACGTGACTGTCAATCTTAACTTCGAGTTTGTGAAGATCTAA